In Natronococcus occultus SP4, the following proteins share a genomic window:
- a CDS encoding branched-chain amino acid ABC transporter permease, whose product MSGADPDGDPETDTADVPGDDGTDEPTAMIRPEWRSDLLLIVKVVLATYVGFFLVGVLSGAGVNATVGTIQSITYFGAIFALGALALNLHWGYTGMFNIGIAGFMAIGAYTMSIAVASPDGTPAGFGLPIPVGVVLGMVAAGIAGLVLVIPTLRVRADYFAIVTLGFSEIVRLSVQSRSLRQIGDTAYGTGGGQGIRATPVDSVVGWLFDQPIVGAVGDVLILLGEAVGIASSVLERGIYTLVLILFVIAFYVLLTRIAHSPFGRVLKAIREDELAAKSLGKRTDRAKIAAFAVGCALMGLVGTLWMGSRTHISPDHFMPLITFYVFVALIVGGAGSNTGSVLGGFVFAAVIFEGPRFVRTMVRANLGTDFPRTAYGAFAELGAGDPAALIGYVLYQQADEVRYIVLGVVLVLLMIKRPDGLLGHRKEIAAGVDLRRRGAVADGGRSAEDDGPAGTDGGADDE is encoded by the coding sequence ATGAGCGGCGCCGATCCCGACGGTGATCCCGAAACGGACACTGCAGACGTGCCCGGAGACGACGGCACCGACGAGCCGACCGCGATGATCCGCCCGGAGTGGCGGTCGGACCTCCTGTTGATCGTGAAGGTCGTGCTCGCGACCTACGTCGGATTCTTCCTCGTCGGCGTCCTGTCGGGTGCCGGCGTCAACGCGACGGTCGGCACGATCCAGTCGATCACCTACTTCGGAGCGATCTTCGCGCTGGGCGCGCTGGCGCTGAACCTCCACTGGGGGTACACTGGGATGTTCAACATCGGCATCGCCGGCTTCATGGCGATCGGCGCCTACACGATGTCGATCGCCGTCGCCTCGCCGGACGGCACACCGGCCGGCTTCGGACTCCCGATCCCGGTCGGCGTCGTCCTCGGAATGGTCGCCGCGGGAATCGCCGGACTCGTGCTTGTGATTCCGACGCTGCGGGTCCGGGCCGACTACTTCGCGATCGTCACGCTCGGGTTCTCCGAGATCGTCCGGCTCTCGGTCCAGTCCCGAAGCCTCCGCCAGATCGGCGACACGGCCTACGGCACCGGTGGCGGCCAGGGGATCAGGGCGACCCCGGTCGACAGCGTCGTCGGCTGGCTGTTCGATCAGCCGATCGTCGGCGCCGTCGGCGACGTCCTCATCCTGCTCGGCGAGGCCGTCGGAATCGCGTCGTCGGTCCTGGAGCGTGGAATTTACACGCTCGTCCTGATCCTGTTCGTGATCGCCTTCTACGTCCTGCTGACCCGAATCGCCCACTCCCCGTTCGGTCGGGTGCTGAAGGCGATCCGGGAGGACGAACTCGCGGCGAAGTCGCTTGGCAAACGCACCGACCGCGCCAAGATCGCGGCGTTCGCGGTCGGCTGTGCGCTGATGGGGCTTGTCGGCACGCTGTGGATGGGCAGCCGAACCCACATCAGCCCGGACCATTTCATGCCCCTGATCACCTTCTACGTCTTCGTCGCGCTGATCGTCGGCGGGGCGGGGTCGAACACCGGGAGCGTCCTCGGCGGGTTCGTCTTCGCGGCCGTTATCTTCGAGGGGCCGCGGTTCGTCCGGACGATGGTCCGGGCGAACCTCGGGACGGACTTCCCCCGAACCGCCTACGGCGCCTTCGCCGAGCTCGGCGCGGGCGACCCCGCGGCGCTGATCGGGTACGTGCTCTACCAGCAGGCCGACGAGGTCCGGTACATCGTCCTCGGCGTCGTGCTTGTCCTCCTCATGATCAAACGCCCCGACGGCTTGCTCGGCCACCGCAAGGAGATCGCGGCCGGTGTCGACCTGCGTCGCCGCGGCGCGGTCGCGGACGGTGGCCGATCGGCCGAGGACGATGGCCCCGCCGGGACCGACGGAGGTGCGGACGATGAGTGA
- a CDS encoding response regulator, with translation MESKQFSARESTALERSTADVDSENRTRVLLIENDSDDARRTREAFEAISTETEIDVRANGEAALEYLEERIEDSTLAPDLVLLTLELPDLDGFELLETIRNDETLVQLPVLVLTDSEATADVNESYKRAANAFLAKPSDPDEFETIVGAIERFWFQRVSLPPHGF, from the coding sequence ATGGAAAGTAAACAGTTCTCGGCCCGGGAGTCCACTGCCCTGGAGCGGTCGACGGCTGACGTCGACTCCGAAAACCGCACCCGGGTATTGTTGATCGAGAACGACTCGGACGACGCTCGGCGGACTCGAGAGGCGTTCGAGGCGATTTCGACGGAGACCGAAATCGACGTGCGGGCGAACGGCGAGGCAGCACTCGAGTATCTCGAGGAGCGTATCGAGGACTCGACGCTGGCCCCCGACCTCGTCTTGTTGACACTGGAGCTGCCGGACCTGGACGGGTTCGAGCTCCTCGAGACGATCCGGAACGACGAGACGCTGGTTCAGCTGCCGGTGCTGGTGTTGACGGATTCGGAAGCCACAGCCGATGTCAACGAGAGCTACAAACGGGCCGCGAACGCCTTCCTCGCGAAGCCGTCGGATCCCGACGAGTTCGAGACGATCGTCGGCGCGATCGAGCGGTTCTGGTTCCAACGGGTTTCGCTTCCACCCCACGGGTTCTGA
- a CDS encoding ABC transporter ATP-binding protein, which translates to MSDVETEASDDRAVNESTSTERDLEDAILEVENMEKRFGGIVAVDGASFAVERGSITGLIGPNGAGKSTTFNCITGVHQPDGGRVAFDGTEITGDRPHRVANRGLVRTFQIARGLPEMTVLENMMLAPKGQVGESLWRSVVPYFRSEVLEQERELRERAWETLELFEIDHLAEEYAKNLSGGQRKLLELARALQTEPEMLMLDEPMAGVNPTLQEKLLGHIHDLCDRGYTFLIVEHDMDVIMNNCERVIVMHQGAVLDSGTPAEITANEQVIEAYLGGEV; encoded by the coding sequence ATGAGTGACGTCGAGACCGAGGCGTCCGACGACCGCGCGGTAAACGAGTCGACGTCCACGGAGCGCGACCTCGAGGACGCGATCCTCGAAGTCGAGAACATGGAGAAGCGGTTCGGCGGCATCGTCGCGGTCGACGGGGCGAGCTTCGCGGTCGAACGGGGGTCGATCACCGGGCTGATCGGTCCCAACGGCGCCGGAAAGTCGACGACGTTCAACTGCATCACCGGCGTCCACCAACCCGACGGGGGACGGGTCGCCTTCGACGGGACGGAGATCACCGGCGACCGGCCCCACCGGGTCGCGAACCGCGGCCTGGTGCGAACGTTCCAGATCGCCCGCGGCCTCCCCGAGATGACCGTCCTCGAGAACATGATGCTCGCGCCGAAAGGACAGGTCGGCGAGTCGCTGTGGCGGTCGGTGGTGCCGTACTTCCGGAGCGAGGTGTTAGAACAGGAGCGGGAGCTGCGCGAGCGAGCTTGGGAGACGCTCGAACTGTTCGAGATCGATCACCTGGCCGAGGAGTACGCGAAGAACCTCTCCGGGGGCCAGCGGAAGCTCCTGGAGCTCGCACGGGCCTTACAGACCGAGCCGGAGATGCTCATGCTCGACGAGCCGATGGCCGGCGTCAACCCGACGCTTCAGGAGAAGCTGCTTGGCCACATCCACGACCTGTGCGATCGGGGGTACACCTTCCTCATCGTCGAACACGACATGGACGTCATCATGAACAACTGCGAGCGCGTGATCGTGATGCACCAGGGCGCCGTCCTCGATTCGGGGACGCCCGCGGAGATCACGGCCAACGAGCAGGTGATCGAGGCGTACCTCGGAGGTGAGGTCTGA
- a CDS encoding sodium-dependent transporter, with the protein MVQRETWATRTGFILAAVGSAVGLGNIWRFPFVTGEGGGAAFLLVYLLFIALVGFPAILAEFVVGRRTERNPVGALKEYGGGIWTYIGGIFIATGFIILSYYSVIAGWFIRYALEGFRGSYADHIANYDGDPEVMFGALSTGLDAFILHTVFMVLTVGIVALGIRRGIELAVKVMVPAIILLLAGLAVWAFTLPEASGGYAYYLSPDFGVIADNWADLLPAAAGQAFFTLSLGMGVMITYASYLGEDRNLATDGVTIIGFDTGIAFLTGLVVFPIMWAGDMTDPGEGGPGEIFVAMTQAFADIAGGQFLGLLFFATVSIAALSSAISLLEVVTSYAIDEVDLERWQAAVGMGGAIYLLGIPVTYDLIFLDLLDLFADAILLVFGALMLTILVGWIAPKVAIDELERGIGDLDGLGQAWIWAIRVPILIVLVVSLYLGVVDYAEFLTGPFAEWIDTNL; encoded by the coding sequence ATGGTACAACGTGAAACATGGGCCACGAGGACAGGGTTCATCCTCGCCGCGGTCGGCAGCGCGGTGGGACTGGGGAACATCTGGCGGTTCCCGTTCGTCACGGGTGAAGGGGGTGGGGCAGCGTTCCTGCTGGTCTACCTTCTGTTTATCGCATTGGTCGGCTTTCCGGCGATCCTCGCGGAGTTCGTCGTCGGTCGGAGGACCGAGCGCAACCCGGTCGGGGCGCTAAAGGAGTACGGCGGAGGGATATGGACGTATATCGGCGGCATCTTCATTGCCACCGGGTTCATCATCCTCTCGTACTATAGCGTCATCGCCGGCTGGTTTATCCGGTATGCACTCGAGGGGTTCCGGGGAAGCTATGCCGACCACATCGCGAACTACGATGGCGACCCGGAGGTCATGTTCGGCGCCCTCTCGACGGGGCTGGACGCGTTCATCCTTCACACCGTATTCATGGTGCTGACCGTCGGTATCGTCGCGCTCGGAATCCGTCGGGGGATCGAGCTCGCGGTGAAGGTGATGGTACCGGCGATCATCCTCCTGCTGGCGGGGCTTGCGGTGTGGGCGTTTACGCTCCCGGAGGCGAGCGGCGGTTACGCCTACTACCTCTCGCCCGATTTCGGCGTCATCGCCGACAACTGGGCCGACCTCCTGCCGGCCGCGGCCGGCCAGGCGTTCTTCACCCTCTCGCTCGGGATGGGTGTGATGATCACCTACGCCTCCTACCTCGGCGAGGACCGTAACCTCGCTACCGACGGCGTGACGATCATTGGGTTCGACACCGGGATCGCCTTCCTCACCGGGCTGGTCGTCTTCCCGATCATGTGGGCCGGCGACATGACCGATCCGGGCGAGGGCGGTCCCGGCGAGATCTTCGTCGCGATGACCCAGGCGTTCGCCGACATCGCGGGCGGACAGTTCCTCGGTCTGCTGTTTTTCGCGACGGTCTCGATCGCCGCGCTCTCGAGTGCGATCTCGCTACTCGAGGTCGTCACCTCCTACGCGATCGACGAGGTAGACCTCGAGCGCTGGCAGGCTGCGGTCGGGATGGGTGGGGCGATCTACCTGCTTGGCATCCCGGTCACGTACGACCTGATCTTCCTCGACCTGCTCGACCTGTTCGCCGACGCCATCCTGCTCGTCTTCGGTGCGCTCATGCTGACGATCCTCGTCGGCTGGATCGCTCCGAAGGTCGCGATCGACGAACTCGAGAGGGGGATCGGCGACCTCGACGGGCTCGGCCAGGCGTGGATCTGGGCGATCCGCGTTCCGATCCTCATCGTGCTCGTCGTCTCGCTGTACCTCGGTGTCGTCGACTACGCGGAGTTCCTCACCGGACCGTTCGCGGAGTGGATCGACACGAACCTGTAG
- a CDS encoding ABC transporter ATP-binding protein, translating to MTTLEVHGLDAGYGDLQIVEDVDLTVDDSEYVAIVGPNGAGKSTVMKSVFGLTTHMGGSIEFADEEISGYRPEEIITTGIGYVPQNDNIFPSLSVIENLEMGAYILDHVPQDRLERIFDRFPILRERRNQTAGDLSGGQRQMLAMGRALMLDPDLLLLDEPSAGLAPDLVDEMFDRIDRINEDGTGVLLVEQNAKEALRRCDRGYVLVQGQNRYVDSGEALLRDEQVRQDFLGG from the coding sequence ATGACGACACTCGAAGTGCACGGGCTCGACGCCGGCTACGGCGACCTCCAGATCGTCGAGGACGTCGACCTCACGGTCGACGATAGCGAGTACGTCGCCATCGTCGGCCCCAACGGCGCCGGGAAGTCGACGGTGATGAAGTCGGTGTTCGGACTTACCACTCACATGGGCGGCTCGATCGAGTTTGCCGACGAGGAGATCAGCGGTTATCGTCCGGAGGAGATCATCACGACCGGGATCGGCTACGTCCCACAGAACGACAACATCTTCCCGTCGCTGTCGGTGATCGAGAACCTCGAGATGGGCGCCTACATCCTGGATCACGTCCCCCAGGACCGGCTCGAGCGGATCTTCGACCGGTTCCCCATCCTGCGGGAGCGTCGAAACCAGACCGCAGGCGACTTGAGCGGCGGCCAGCGCCAGATGCTCGCGATGGGGCGGGCACTGATGCTGGACCCTGACCTCCTCTTGCTCGACGAGCCAAGCGCCGGACTGGCGCCCGACCTCGTCGACGAGATGTTCGACCGGATCGATCGGATCAACGAGGACGGAACCGGTGTTCTCCTGGTCGAGCAGAACGCGAAGGAGGCGCTGCGGCGCTGCGATCGCGGATACGTGCTGGTCCAGGGGCAGAACCGCTACGTCGATAGCGGCGAGGCGCTGTTGCGCGACGAGCAGGTGCGCCAGGACTTCCTCGGCGGGTAG
- a CDS encoding ABC transporter substrate-binding protein translates to MVGETNRRRVLGGIGAAGTISLAGCLDALEAGDEDGNGDEDVDAMVGILQPESGDLGDLGTPIADAAELPAIQLEDEGADVEIDVRREDTETTPDVGVSRAEALLDAGYPAVTGAAASDVTITCAEDVWYDNEVVAISPASTSPDITDMPGDYLLRTAPSDEWQGDAMAEIAVDQEGADSIATMYLNNDYGQGLNDVFVAGCEDRGADVLEEVPFEPEQPSYDSELESTVGEGPDLLMVVGYPESGQVIFRDFYDDFDDGTTILVPDGLIDQSLPGQVDNPMENVMGTAPGAGGDGAEFFADLYEDEYGSAPSVFNAQAYDATAVLILATLAAGEIDGAAIAEHVREVANPDGEEITPETLGEGVELAADGEAIEYRGASGPVEFDDAGDQVAVTYEIGRYHEDGYDVEDTVEYEA, encoded by the coding sequence ATGGTAGGGGAGACCAACAGAAGGCGAGTACTGGGGGGAATCGGCGCTGCAGGAACGATCTCGCTCGCGGGCTGTCTAGACGCCCTGGAGGCCGGAGACGAGGACGGAAACGGTGACGAGGACGTCGACGCGATGGTCGGGATCCTCCAGCCCGAGTCGGGAGATCTCGGCGATCTGGGGACACCGATCGCCGACGCCGCCGAGCTTCCGGCGATCCAGCTCGAGGACGAAGGTGCCGACGTCGAGATCGACGTTCGACGCGAGGACACCGAGACGACCCCGGACGTCGGGGTCAGCCGTGCCGAGGCGCTGCTCGACGCCGGCTACCCGGCGGTGACGGGGGCGGCGGCCTCGGACGTGACGATCACCTGCGCGGAGGACGTCTGGTACGACAACGAGGTCGTGGCGATCTCGCCGGCGAGCACCTCGCCCGACATCACGGACATGCCGGGCGACTACCTGTTGCGGACCGCCCCAAGCGACGAGTGGCAGGGCGACGCGATGGCCGAGATCGCCGTCGACCAGGAGGGCGCCGACTCGATTGCCACGATGTATCTGAACAACGACTACGGCCAGGGGCTCAACGACGTGTTCGTCGCGGGCTGTGAGGATCGTGGCGCCGACGTCCTCGAGGAGGTGCCGTTCGAACCCGAACAGCCATCCTACGACTCCGAGCTCGAGAGCACGGTCGGGGAGGGCCCCGACCTGCTGATGGTCGTCGGCTACCCGGAGAGCGGCCAGGTCATCTTCCGGGACTTCTACGACGACTTCGACGACGGGACGACGATCCTCGTCCCCGACGGGCTCATCGATCAGTCGCTCCCGGGCCAGGTCGACAACCCGATGGAGAACGTGATGGGGACCGCCCCCGGCGCGGGCGGCGACGGGGCGGAGTTTTTCGCCGACCTGTACGAGGACGAGTACGGCAGCGCGCCGAGCGTGTTCAACGCCCAGGCCTACGACGCGACGGCGGTGTTGATCCTCGCGACGCTCGCCGCCGGCGAGATCGACGGCGCCGCGATCGCCGAGCACGTCCGTGAGGTCGCGAACCCGGACGGCGAGGAGATCACCCCGGAGACCCTCGGCGAGGGGGTCGAGCTGGCCGCCGACGGCGAGGCGATCGAGTACCGCGGCGCCTCGGGTCCCGTCGAGTTCGACGACGCCGGCGACCAGGTCGCGGTCACCTACGAGATCGGCCGTTACCACGAGGACGGCTACGACGTCGAGGACACGGTCGAGTACGAGGCCTGA
- a CDS encoding acyl-CoA carboxylase subunit beta, whose product MEDRIEELEEFREEARKGGGEDRIEKQHDKGKMTARERIDYFLDEGTFTEFDQLRTHQTSQFGMEEKKIPGDGVVTGYGEVNGRTVFVFAHDFTVFGGSLGEVFAEKICKVMDMAMEVGAPIVGLNDSAGARIQEGVKSLAGFTEIFRRNQRASGVVPQISGIMGPCAGGAVYSPSITDFIFMVKDTSHMYITGPGVTKTVTGEDVTHEELGGAMTHADKTGVAEFACESEEQALDDIKRLLSYLPQNNVEDPPRVDPWDDPDRRDEALESIVPDSPQKPYDMTNVIDSVVDEGSFFEVAENFAKNIVVGFGRLDGRSVGLVANQPRVNAGTLTVDASMKGSRFVRFCDSFNIPIVTFVDVPGYMPGTDQEHRGIIRHGAKLLYAYSEATVPLLTVITRKAYGGAYCVMASKNLGADVNYAWPTAEIAVMGPQGAVNILYRQELAEAENPDELRDELIEEYREEFANPYTATDKGFLDDVILPTETRPRLIDDLEMLETKREDNPEKKHGNIPL is encoded by the coding sequence ATGGAGGATCGCATCGAGGAACTCGAGGAGTTCCGCGAGGAAGCGCGAAAGGGCGGCGGCGAAGACCGAATCGAGAAACAACACGACAAGGGGAAGATGACCGCCCGCGAGCGGATCGACTACTTCCTCGATGAGGGGACCTTCACGGAGTTCGACCAGCTCCGGACCCACCAGACCAGCCAGTTCGGGATGGAAGAAAAAAAGATCCCGGGCGACGGCGTCGTCACGGGCTATGGCGAGGTCAACGGACGGACCGTCTTCGTCTTCGCCCACGACTTTACAGTCTTCGGGGGCTCGCTGGGCGAGGTCTTCGCCGAGAAGATCTGCAAGGTGATGGACATGGCGATGGAGGTCGGCGCACCGATCGTCGGGCTCAACGATTCGGCCGGCGCGCGCATCCAGGAGGGTGTCAAGAGCCTCGCCGGGTTCACGGAGATCTTCCGGCGCAACCAGCGCGCGAGCGGTGTCGTTCCCCAGATCTCGGGGATCATGGGTCCCTGTGCGGGCGGCGCGGTCTACTCCCCGTCGATCACCGACTTCATCTTCATGGTGAAGGACACGAGCCACATGTACATCACCGGCCCCGGCGTCACCAAGACCGTCACCGGCGAGGACGTCACCCACGAGGAGCTCGGGGGAGCGATGACCCACGCCGACAAAACCGGGGTCGCGGAGTTCGCCTGCGAGAGCGAGGAGCAGGCCTTAGACGACATCAAGCGGCTGCTGTCCTACCTCCCGCAGAACAACGTCGAGGACCCGCCGCGGGTCGACCCGTGGGACGATCCGGATCGCCGCGACGAGGCGCTCGAGTCGATCGTCCCGGACAGCCCACAGAAACCCTACGACATGACCAACGTCATCGACAGCGTGGTCGACGAGGGCTCGTTTTTCGAGGTCGCGGAGAACTTCGCGAAGAACATCGTCGTCGGCTTCGGTCGCCTCGACGGGCGGTCGGTCGGACTCGTGGCCAACCAGCCCCGCGTCAACGCCGGCACGCTCACCGTCGACGCCTCGATGAAGGGGTCGCGGTTCGTCCGCTTCTGTGACTCGTTTAACATCCCGATCGTTACCTTCGTCGACGTCCCCGGCTACATGCCCGGGACCGACCAGGAACACCGCGGGATCATCCGCCACGGCGCGAAGCTACTGTACGCCTACTCCGAGGCGACGGTGCCGCTACTGACGGTCATCACCCGCAAGGCCTACGGGGGCGCTTACTGCGTGATGGCCTCCAAGAACCTCGGCGCCGACGTCAACTACGCCTGGCCGACCGCCGAGATCGCGGTTATGGGGCCACAGGGCGCGGTCAACATCCTCTACCGTCAGGAGCTCGCCGAGGCCGAAAACCCCGACGAGCTCCGGGACGAGCTCATCGAGGAGTACCGCGAGGAGTTCGCCAACCCCTACACGGCGACGGACAAGGGCTTCCTCGATGACGTCATCCTCCCGACCGAGACGCGCCCGCGACTGATCGACGACCTCGAGATGCTCGAGACGAAACGCGAGGACAACCCCGAGAAGAAACACGGCAACATCCCGCTCTGA
- a CDS encoding SDR family oxidoreductase, translating into MSPQTSFDVDFTDTVAIVTGASGALGSSVVERFRSAGATVCAVDVVEPDEEDALLDPDDRTHFYETDLTDEDAVAALVETVIDDHGRIDHLCNIAGTWQGGQPIEETDLEEFELLLDVNLKTAFLASKHALPHLRESEGSIVSVSARSSLEGGEGDGPYRITKAGIRLLTETLAEENEGVVRANCVMPSVIDTPMNREMLSGADHETWVDPADIADMLAFLCSDGATVTSGAAVPVYGEA; encoded by the coding sequence ATGAGTCCACAAACCTCGTTCGACGTCGATTTCACCGACACGGTCGCGATCGTCACCGGCGCGAGTGGTGCCCTCGGCAGTTCGGTCGTCGAGCGCTTCCGGAGCGCCGGTGCGACGGTCTGTGCGGTCGACGTCGTCGAACCCGACGAGGAGGACGCCCTGCTCGACCCCGACGACCGAACCCACTTCTACGAGACGGATCTGACCGACGAGGACGCGGTCGCGGCCCTCGTCGAGACGGTGATCGACGACCACGGACGGATCGATCACCTCTGTAATATCGCCGGCACCTGGCAGGGCGGACAGCCGATCGAGGAGACCGATCTCGAGGAGTTCGAACTCCTGTTAGACGTCAACCTGAAAACGGCGTTTCTCGCCTCGAAACACGCCTTACCACACCTCCGGGAGTCGGAGGGGTCGATCGTCAGCGTCAGCGCCCGGTCGTCGCTCGAGGGCGGCGAGGGGGACGGTCCCTACCGGATCACGAAAGCCGGGATCCGACTGCTGACCGAGACGCTGGCCGAGGAGAACGAGGGCGTCGTCCGGGCGAACTGCGTGATGCCGAGCGTGATCGATACCCCGATGAACCGGGAGATGCTGTCCGGCGCCGATCACGAAACGTGGGTCGATCCCGCCGACATCGCGGACATGCTGGCGTTTCTCTGCAGCGACGGCGCGACGGTGACGAGTGGCGCGGCCGTCCCGGTGTACGGCGAAGCGTAG
- a CDS encoding branched-chain amino acid ABC transporter permease, with product MGVGNTGGTVSELIDETRKRLSSGRELFALLIVLGIAVLLLDLVRRIATGELAFGRLWRYTWNGLVDSLYIALAAIGLSMTYSILRFANFSHGDLVTTGAFSGWAVAWVVGGWGVYSVGELVLFSPTAAGPTGGELGMNVLASPVAILIGLAAAAALTVAVALAIDRLVYRRMRDAGGIPLLIASVGVALALRYLIAVFWTVESHSATASAPILEDVPPWLPFERVNLHELTLVVTAVGLIVGLHLLLQYTKLGTAMRAMADNKDLALITGIPTERVIFATWTIGAGLAGVAGYLIVLDRGQFSINIGWFLLLLIFAAVILGGIGSIYGALVGSLVIGLTINVSLVWIPADLNEIAAFTLMILILIVKPDGLLGGVETA from the coding sequence ATGGGTGTTGGTAACACGGGTGGAACTGTTTCGGAACTGATCGACGAGACACGGAAGCGGCTCTCGTCGGGGCGGGAGCTGTTCGCGTTGCTCATCGTTCTCGGGATCGCCGTCCTCCTGCTGGACCTCGTCAGGCGGATCGCGACGGGTGAGCTGGCGTTCGGACGACTGTGGCGGTACACCTGGAACGGACTGGTCGACTCGCTGTACATCGCGCTGGCGGCGATCGGGCTCTCGATGACCTACAGTATTCTCCGGTTTGCCAACTTCTCGCACGGAGATCTGGTGACGACCGGAGCGTTCTCGGGCTGGGCGGTCGCGTGGGTGGTCGGCGGCTGGGGCGTCTACAGCGTCGGGGAGCTCGTCCTGTTTAGCCCGACGGCAGCGGGACCGACTGGCGGGGAGCTGGGGATGAACGTGTTGGCTTCGCCGGTCGCGATCCTGATCGGGCTCGCGGCGGCCGCGGCGTTGACCGTCGCCGTCGCGCTGGCGATCGACCGGCTCGTCTACAGGCGGATGCGCGACGCGGGCGGGATCCCGCTGTTGATCGCGAGCGTCGGCGTCGCGCTCGCCCTGCGCTATCTCATCGCGGTGTTCTGGACCGTCGAATCCCACTCCGCGACCGCGAGCGCGCCGATCCTCGAGGACGTCCCCCCCTGGCTCCCCTTCGAACGGGTCAACCTCCACGAGCTGACGCTCGTGGTGACGGCCGTCGGGCTCATCGTTGGGCTCCACCTCCTCTTGCAGTACACGAAGCTGGGGACGGCGATGCGGGCGATGGCCGACAACAAGGATCTCGCCCTGATCACCGGGATCCCGACCGAGCGGGTGATCTTCGCGACGTGGACGATCGGCGCCGGGCTCGCGGGCGTCGCGGGCTACCTGATCGTCCTCGACCGGGGCCAGTTCTCGATCAACATCGGCTGGTTCCTGTTGCTTCTGATCTTCGCTGCGGTGATCCTCGGCGGGATCGGCTCGATCTACGGGGCGCTGGTCGGCTCGCTGGTGATCGGGCTCACCATCAACGTCTCGCTGGTGTGGATCCCGGCCGACCTGAACGAGATCGCGGCGTTTACGCTGATGATCCTGATACTGATCGTCAAACCCGACGGGTTGCTCGGAGGTGTTGAGACGGCATGA
- a CDS encoding glycerophosphodiester phosphodiesterase — MRLIAHRGFAATAPENTIAAVEDAAVAADAVEFDVRRCGSGELVVVHDETTDRVTGVDHTVADTPLEELQSLSVLGTNERIPTLEEMLAAVPNHLEINLEMKADGIAADVLEAVADVENRVVVTSFLLPELRAIRELDREQPTGLLVSRRLETPVTTAVELDCDVLGANYWRCVTTQVVRRAKALDLEVHAWAIERWTTARLLGLFGVDCISADRPIQL, encoded by the coding sequence ATGCGCCTGATCGCTCACCGAGGGTTCGCCGCGACGGCACCCGAGAACACGATCGCCGCGGTCGAGGACGCGGCCGTCGCCGCCGACGCCGTCGAGTTCGACGTTCGGCGCTGTGGCTCGGGCGAGCTCGTCGTCGTCCACGACGAGACGACCGACCGCGTTACCGGTGTCGACCACACGGTCGCCGACACCCCGCTCGAGGAGCTGCAGTCGCTTTCGGTGCTTGGAACCAACGAGCGGATTCCGACCCTCGAGGAGATGCTCGCGGCCGTTCCCAATCACCTCGAGATCAACCTCGAGATGAAGGCCGACGGGATCGCTGCCGACGTCCTCGAGGCCGTCGCGGACGTCGAGAACCGGGTCGTCGTCACCTCCTTCCTGCTTCCCGAACTGCGGGCGATCCGCGAACTCGATCGCGAGCAGCCGACGGGGCTGCTCGTCAGCCGACGACTCGAGACGCCCGTGACGACCGCCGTCGAGCTCGACTGTGACGTACTGGGAGCGAACTACTGGCGCTGCGTGACGACGCAGGTCGTCAGGCGGGCGAAAGCCCTCGATCTCGAGGTTCACGCCTGGGCGATCGAACGCTGGACGACCGCACGGCTGCTCGGGCTGTTCGGCGTCGACTGTATCTCTGCGGACCGACCGATCCAGCTCTAG